In Hermetia illucens chromosome 1, iHerIll2.2.curated.20191125, whole genome shotgun sequence, one genomic interval encodes:
- the LOC119658785 gene encoding phospholipase A-2-activating protein — protein sequence MAVSMDDYKLSCELIGHSMDVRGVGEVPAGIVSVSRDKTAKIWKTDGRIYFLNTTLTNHTNFVSCVCYLEDEGWICTGSNDSTICIYAEATSALIGTLKGHKSAVCTLAKGLGPKTLLSGSWDQTARVWQISEAGASTFKSLEGHQAAVWAVTSWKPDKIVTGSADKNIMFWNQNGEKLRVLKGHTDCVRSLIALDNGFLISAGNDAVIRYWDRDGECVKDLHGHENYIYTIALHKHFGENVVVSSSEDSTIRMWDLNSGQLGQAMLLPAQSVWSVACLRNGDIVTGTSDGVVRVFTKDPSRTAPPDALKAYEAALAGKKEESSKMLGGIKHDDLPGLEALNEPGTEEAIRVVKHPDGKVFCYQYMKGKWNLVGDVLGASGGTQKTSGKKLHEGKEYDYVFDVDISDNAPPIKLPYNRTEDPWHAAQTFIHKHNLPQVYLEQVANFIITNSDGVPAPQPTPAGYVDPFTGGSRYIPGSGSSRAEVVGNADPFTGGSSYTTKESRAPQVKHFPVNDRMTFDNCDAAKILDKLREFNAKTGDNNTTVSDEVIEAAVKLAYKENDFDKLSAEALKCLLRWPKEILFPVLDVARLAVRTERVCAALMSTEFLENLLESLSSLPANQLMAVRCFANMLVHPYGSMHLEPMLPNLLQTVSKINKGSPNLQIAIATLLLNLSVSQMQYAKSEKCRRITEATLEFLKWCTDLEAAYRAMQTLGNITCTPFGTEAAAQVASLEAVASKIRGYATTDQPSGFEKVTKCAQALALTF from the exons ATGGCAGTTTCGATGGACGACTACAAACTGAGCTGCGAGCTAATCGGTCACAGCATGGATGTGCGCGGCGTTGGCGAGGTACCGGCCGGAATTGTGTCCGTTTCTCGTGACAAAACCGCGAAAATTTGGAAAACAGATGG GCGGATATACTTCCTAAACACGACGCTCACTAACCACACAAATTTCGTCTCGTGCGTTTGCTACTTGGAGGATGAAGGTTGGATTTGCACGGGCAGCAATGACTCGACAATTTGCATCTACGCGGAAGCGACGAGTGCGCTGATAGGCACTCTGAAGGGGCACAAGTCGGCGGTTTGTACTCTTGCCAAGGGCCTGGGACCGAAAACACTCCTCTCGGGGAGCTGGGACCAGACCGCGAGGGTGTGGCAAATCTCCGAGGCAGGGGCTTCCACGTTCAAATCGCTCGAGGGACATCAGGCTGCCGTGTGGGCTGTGACCTCCTGGAAACCGGATAAAATAGTGACCGGGTCGGCCGATAAGAATATTATGTTCTGGAATCAAAATGGGGAGAAACTTCGAGTGCTTAAAG GTCACACTGACTGCGTGCGGAGCCTAATCGCATTGGACAATGGATTCCTAATAAGTGCCGGCAACGACGCGGTGATTCGTTACTGGGATCGAGACGGTGAATGTGTGAAGGACCTGCACGGCCACGAAAACTACATTTACACGATTGCCCTTCACAAGCACTTCGGTGAGAACGTTGTGGTCTCGTCCAGCGAAGACTCGACTATTCGAATGTGGGACCTGAACTCGGGTCAACTAGGTCAGGCTATGCTTTTGCCGGCGCAATCCGTTTGGTCGGTGGCATGCCTTCGAAATGGGGACATCGTGACTGGCACAAGCGACGGAGTCGTCCGCGTGTTTACCAAAGACCCTAGTCGTACGGCGCCTCCCGATGCGCTAAAAGCCTACGAAGCGGCCCTCGCAGGCAAGAAAGAGGAGTCGAGTAAGATGCTGGGCGGCATCAAGCATGACGA TTTACCCGGCTTGGAGGCCCTCAACGAGCCCGGAACAGAGGAAGCCATTCGCGTCGTTAAACATCCAGACGGGAAGGTTTTCTGCTACCAATACATGAAAGGCAAATGGAATCTCGTTGGCGACGTCTTAGGCGCATCGGGCGGCACGCAGAAGACGTCGGGCAAAAAATTACACGAGGGGAAG GAGTACGactacgtgttcgatgttgatATTTCAGACAACGCGCCGCCCATCAAACTGCCTTATAACCGCACCGAGGATCCCTGGCATGCAGCCCAGACCTTCATTCACAAACATAATTTACCGCAAGTGTACTTGGAACAAGTCGCCAACTTTATAATTACGAATTCAGATGGGGTACCTGCACCGCAGCCGACGCCAGC TGGCTACGTGGACCCTTTCACCGGCGGCTCCAGATATATCCCGGGATCTGGCTCATCGAGAGCAGAAGTGGTGGGAAATGCTGATCCATTCACTGGCGGCTCGAGCTACACGACCAAAG AGAGTAGAGCGCCGCAAGTGAAGCATTTCCCAGTCAACGACCGAATGACATTCGACAACTGTGATGCAGCGAAAATTCTGGATAAACTACG AGAGTTCAACGCAAAAACGGGTGATAACAATACAACTGTGAGTGATGAAGTGATCGAGGCTGCAGTGAAACTAGCTTATAAG GAAAATGACTTCGACAAATTATCAGCAGAGGCTTTGAAATGCCTGTTAAGATGGCCCAAAG AAATACTATTCCCCGTCCTAGATGTGGCCCGCTTGGCCGTACGAACTGAACGAGTCTGTGCGGCTCTCATGAGTACCGAGTTCCTAGAAAATCTCTTAGAAAGTTTATCCAGTCTTCCCGCCAATCAGCTAATGGCCGTCCGCTGCTTTGCGAATATGCTCGTCCACCCGTACGGCAGCATGCACCTGGAGCCCATGCTGCCCAACCTCCTGCAGACCGTTTCGAAGATAAACAAGGGCAGCCCCAATCTGCAAATAGCGATTGCGACGCTGCTACTGAATCTCTCCGTTTCCCAGATGCAGTACGCGAAATCAGAGAAGTGTCGTCGGATCACGGAGGCCACCCTGGAGTTCCTGAAATGGTGCACAGATCTGGAAGCGGCGTACCGGGCGATGCAGACCTTGGGCAACATAACGTGCACGCCGTTCGGGACGGAGGCAGCGGCCCAAGTGGCTTCACTGGAGGCGGTAGCTAGCAAAATCAGAGGATATGCAACCACAGACCAGCCGAGTGGGTTTGAGAAGGTCACAAAGTGCGCACAGGCCTTGGCGCTGACATTTTGA